TTTTGGTTAAAAAGAAGCCCAAATAAAGATTTTCCctgttttcttccttctttcccATAGCTTTGGTGCGCCTTCCTCACCTTTATGCCAACTTTGTTGCCGAGCAATATGTTAGCGTCTTCGCTATCTCACTCCCGTACACTAACCCGTCCAAGTAAGTACTCACAAAGATGCAAAAGCTCTAATAATACTATTTACTATACACACACTATTTGGACATTTCCCTCAGGTACAACCAGTACATCGTCTCTCTTGCCCATCACGTGATTGCAATGTGGTTCATTCGCTGCCGACTCCCTTTCCGAAAAGATTTTGTTCAGTACATCACAAAGGTAAATTACTACAATTTGGCTGTTCAAGTATCACGTCAGGGAAAAAGTGTAATGCTTTCCTCAATGTGCTATTTTGTATTTCATATATTAagtctttttaatgtattttttttacatctatgtatttattttgtttccaaAGGGTTTGCGTTCCAATGCCTTGCTGCCATTCGATGACGGTCACGAGCAGAGTTCTTTTCGTGCCCGAAGCACAAGTCTCAATGAAAGACCCAAAAGGTAAAGGATTCATTCAAGTACGCTAGTTTGGACGTTAGTTGCGAGGAGGAAGATAAAAATGGATAAACAATAATGACACTTATCTTATAGTATCTTTGAATGGTGGGTTTATAAAGACATAGATTTAAATATAGTCATCATTCCACAACTATCATTCCGGGGGCTCCTTTTGTCTCTGTAGTTTAGAATCTTTTTCTTGTGCTGAAGCTTCCTCCTTGTCCGTCTTTTTTACTGTCCAGATCTTTCGCTTCATTGtgtaatataatatttatttgattcctctccttcaatcttttatttgcgGCTACTTTCAtttcccaacaaaaaaaagactgttttcCCATTTAATTGATCTTTTATCTCTCAGTTGAGTTATACGCTGTCCTGTAATCTATTTCATAATGTTCAACTGCTGTTAATTTTCACCctgttatgttttttctttcattttttttcatttggcaccTCCCCTGCCTCCTGCAAATGGGCGCTGTGTTGCGGTTGTGGTTTTGGGGGCTTCCACGTGTCCCCTACCCGCTCCTCCTGCTCCCCCCAACCCTCCTCCTGCGACCTCTGCCCCCTTTGACGTTGCGTACCCCCCCCCTGTAAACCCCCTTCTGTGTCTGGTGTGTGCTGCTGGCTCACATGCTCACGTTGCAATGGCGCTGCCGGGGGTGAAACGTCATCACACACACCACCCCCCGAAACCACCTCGATGTTGACTacccaccgccaccgccacacCGTAACCTCCACCCATTcccaaccccttttttttttgacccctTCGCCGTGGTACCCATCACTGCCCAGTCTTCGGGCGGCAAAAGTGGCAAAGGCGGCAGCGGTGGTAGCCAATAACAGCAGCTCTCCAGTTAAAGAGCTGAGGGACCTGTCAGCCATGGATGCGTTCCGATCCCGCAGCATCAGTGTCTCCGATCACGCGGTCCGCAGGTTAGAGAGCCATCTGGGTaaacaaactacaaaaaaaaaacaacaactactaccaaacttgatttttttttcttccatgggaTGGTTGGTGGGGTGTTTGGTCATTGTCATGCTGTTGGGTGGGATTTTTATTACCAATGACACCTGGAATGGGTGCTGCATGCTAGAATTGGTGTCAAAACGTTTGTTTGTCTGTCACGTGCTGACATCATGCACTCGCTGTTGTAGGTTTTGTTGCCGtgattcatttgatttttgcaTGCCACAGTGTTTTAAAGACCACCATGGACTGATgtccatgtttttctttttttgattttgtttgcttgtttccTTTGCTTGGGTTTGATTGGCTTATTAACAATGAATGGCTGGAGAGTGTGGAGAAGCTTCCATATCTCATGTGATCTTAAAATTTCTGGACTTGTTAGTACACACTGCGATGCGCCTTTTTCCTGATTGGATCACTGGATTGGTGATGGGAACACTAGCAGTTAAATGGTCTTCTTTGCTTTGTCTGTTGGACATGTTGCTCGACATTTTACATCACTCACTTCACAAAGATAGACTTTGCTGCTATGACCAATCTCCTCAAGTGGTGTTTTGGGAGTAGCAGGCTGAATCTGTGATATGATTTGATGGCCAACTAGTATACAAATTCAAAAGTCTCACTTGCGGCCTTTCTATTCTTTTGCCTTCAATGCTCAGGTATTGTTTGTGCAACAGCTTTTGTGTGCTTACAATCTACATTGCAGCTGTCCATTGCAGATCAATAGGTTATAGTAATGCCtttcttgttaaaaaataacagaaaatacTATGTTACTGTAAAATTGGCTTCATAGGCACagctgcaatgttttttttaaattttatagcCTATACCCCTGTTGAATAGTTGGAACTTAATAGTTTTAACATCTCAGTACTAAATTGCTGCATGATCATGCTCATTTCACCCTTTTTTGGCATTTCGGGTGCATAATATAAAAGGGAATTTAGTAAATCATGTAAGCAGAGTCAAGGTAAGTGCGTGCTGTCtaaacatttaatttgatcTACGACCTTTGCATGACTTTATTAGAGAATTTCCAttaaatcttaaaaaataatgacatactAAACGAACTGACTTTATAATAAGCGCTAATGTTAACAGGTTTTGACTTACCTAAGCCACTGATTAGTAAAGTCCAGTCAAAATTGATAGGATTCATATTAGTGGCATTTAAatctcttttctattttttttttgccaattattTGTTGAGGCTTGCAAATAATACATGTCACTTTCCAGCATGGGTCTGTTTGCGTTTGCTTGAGTTGGTGACGATACAAGCATGCTTGTGCTGTGTCCCCATAATGCACGTATTACTTGCATGCTTTTGTTTCCATAaaccatttgaattaaattctgaCCTCGTGTGACTTCCTCTAATTGTATTTCTGCTTCTCTCTCGTTTTTCTGTCTTATTGATGTGTCCCCCTTAGGATGCAAACTTCCACGACTACTTGCAGTCTGGGCTCAGCTGATGAAAATGCAGTAACTCAAGCAGACGAGACACTGAAAACGGTCCACTTGGAGCTCACTGAGACATGCCTGGACATGATGGCAAGATATGTCTTTTCCAACTTCTCAGCTCTGCCAAAAAGGTACATTTTTCAGTCATGTTTTAAACTAGAATATTTGGTTTCTAGTTTTACACAATTAAAACTTGTCATCTatttttgaatgtaaaaaaacaacaaaaacatttacttaCTTTTAACCTAAGAAATCAGTCATAGTTTCTAAATAGTGCTGGACAGATagacttttttccccttattattattatttttttaaagattttgaatTTCTTCTTAGATCTCCAATTGCAGAGTTCCTCCTGGCAGGCGGTCGCAGCATGACATGGCTAGTGGGCAATAAACTAGTGACCATCACCACCAGCGGAGGAGTTCACACGCATGCATTGCTCGGCCTGGACATGGCCGACCGACTGGGGGGAGGCGAAATGACCAGGTGGGGACACTAAGTCACTGTTGAAatgaatcatctttttttttagtgtagttttgtttggttttgagTGATTCACCTCTGTTCACCAGCAGGTCTGACCCATCCCTGCACACCCGGATAACAAAGGAGGCACCAGCCAAACTGGAGTCCCAGTCAAGTCAGCAGCAAAGCAGAGCCACACGCATACGTGTCCGCTCTATGTCGGGTAATATTTCCATTCTAATGGCGATTTGACttacattgcagtttttttgatgCAGCTCTTATTTTGTATCAGGTGGTCATGCTCTTCGTGCCGGTCCCGCCCAAAGTCTAAGCCCACTGGTGTCACCCTCCGAGGGGGAGTTGGCAGCTCAGTTGTCACCCTCTTCTACCACACTGGATGGCCTCAGTCCTCCCTCGTCCACTTCTGCCAACACGCCGGCACCCCCGCCACTCAAAGATAACCCCGGTCTGGCTGAGTTTGTTCCCATTCTCACACAGGGCTGGGCTGAGATCTTCATTCGTAGACCCTCTGGTATGTAGAAAAATCTAACTAAAGTTGTATGCCTGTTTGCAAATGGCCAAAATGAGTCTGTTTCCATCCATCTTCTCAGGCAACACAAGCTGGTTAATGTGCCTGGAGAACCCGCCGAGTCCCTTCTCCTCCGAGGTGCGAAACATGCCCCTGCAGGAGCTGTCCACGGTCCTGATGGCGATGGAGGGAGTGAAAGAACCTGCGTCTCGGACAGTCAGTGCTCCTGCTAGCACGGCTACTCCTGCACCTGCCGAGTCCTTTAGCCAAACGCACAGTGGTGCCGGAGGGAAGCCTCATTTGATCCAGCGCTCCAACACAGGTGAGTGTctcattttctatttcatatCTAGGGAGGgctcaaaagtatttttttgccattgatgAATGCTCGACATTATGTAATCATCATTGCACCAGCatgtttagtttaaaaaataataattttaaaggagatagtaaaaaaaataagcatatttttgtttacatttgaattgTGCTCAAATCAAGattttgctcctttttttaCAATGTGTTTCGGTCCATggattttaatgaatttgtgtTTACATAGTGTTCAAGTATAAAATTAATGGAAATATAAAGCAAATTTCTGATAGAATGtagcaacaaaaatattttgaaagtgtatgtatatataaatagatattatatttatttaatccgCAACATCTCATTAACCTCACCCTGGCTTTTTTAACTTTGTTGTACacgttgctatttttttaaatcatttgtatGCACATGAATTACTAAAAGTGCACGTGTGGACTTTTAACTTATGTCATCTACAAAAAGTGGACATGATCAGAATTCCTGGCCATGTGAATTTTTTTCACAAGTGCCTTAGTgatgccgtttttttttctgtgtttcaaATGGCATTTTCCTGATTTGCTATTGTACCCTCACTTTTAAGAATCCCCTCCCCTCCTTTTTAAGATCTTTTCCGCAGTTGTTATGATGGCTTTGTTTGTCTTGTTTGTCCACCATCATCACTGTGCTGGTTTGTGATTGACTTATGTGGCATCCTGCCTGCAGTGAGCGGCTCTCTCTGGTTTCTGGGTCAGGGCAGTGCACCCATAGGCCCTCCGGCCCATAACAGGTTGTACAGGAGCATTTCCTGGGCAGGTACCGTCCCTCCCATGTTTGACCCTCCCCCCAATCCTTAtgcacacacttacacacacccTCCAAAAAAGACATTATCAGTAACTTGCAAAATACAACTAACTAAAATGAGTACTTCTATCATCAATAAAGTGCTTATGTATTCACTTTCTTGCAGAGGCCCATTGGATATTTAATCGAATATGGATTCTTAAATGTAACACATTCTACATGATTAAGgttaaataatattttccagATTTTGAAGGGGAAGCTGTATTATGCTTACCTAAGGGAGTGCTTATGTTCACAGTTTTACTCTTTTGGAGTCAAGAAAGTGAATACATGTATTTCATTGGGATTGACAGTACTTTAGGAGAAAAGATGGCTCCATATTGGTGCCAGTGGGGCAACATCTGATTACCAATTTGCCCTCTCTTCATCCCCAAGCAGAGAGTGGCACTTCACCCATTCAAATGAATCATCCGTCTTCTTCCATGATTGATTTTCCCTGCTAAGCCTTTTCTAACAATAAGTGTCAACACACCCTTTATCCCTTGAGGGTGTCAACAGAAATGCCCAGACCTTATAGAAGTTATACATTGGTTAGCAAGTGAAGACAATTATTTTCACAGTTGCAGTGTAGCGGTGGGTCAGAAATTGCGTTTGATATTCTCTTTATGTTAGGTCTGTATGTGTGGGACTGCACAGCCTGGTCTGGGCTGCTGTTGCACTAGGTTTGGGTTGGAATAACCAGGAAACTATTACATGCATGTACCTTTTTTAGAGTTGGGCGGTTATCATTTTGTCTCGTTGagctatttaaaacatttttaaggcaACTGGACATTGACATTTTCTGCTGTCTAATGCGTCTTTTGTTAGCCTTcataagccatatttgtttagagttcatttcaatggggaaTAATGGTTTGAGGGGCGTACATGAATTATTTATACCGCCCAAGCCTAGTGGTTGAAGGTAAATCAAATCCATGTCTGTGATGAAAAGATCATTAATGCCTGTTTGTGTTTGCGGATCATTGCGCCTTTAGGTTTACATGAATGATCTCcatggcttttatttttatttgcatgtgtgtgtttctcAGCTTTTTGAGTTGAAGCCATGTGATTGAGTTAGCCTGTTAATGATGTAGTTTGCAGGTGATGTCTGTTAGACATAAAATTGCTTACTGACAGCTATGGTGATTGTTGATACTAACACGTGGTTTGTGAAGAGCAAACCATTTTATTGTTCTATTGTGAACTACTCACAAATGTTTGTTATTGTGTCCTGTTATAGACTCTGTAGTGGTGATGGAAGAAAGCCCAGGGGTCACAGCTGTGCAGTCCCCATCTGACTGGCCGGAATGTGAAGAGTTTGAACCCGTGCCGGCTGACCCCATCTTCATTTCTGCTGATAAATTCCCAAAAGCTCCGCCTTCTGGAACTCTCAGTCGGGTCAGTATGTCAAATTTTGAAACTAAGGTAGGGCTTTTCAGTTGAAGTCATTGAAAATATGTTGCCTTTTGCCCTCCaagtcctcctcgtcctcctccagcCAAGATGAAGAAAAGTCCACATTAGAAGAAGTGAGTGAGGGTGCAATTCCAATTGATCAAGCTCCTCTGGGACTCTCCACCCCTGGCAGTCAGGAACTCCTCTTCCAAGGCACCCATCAGTCCCAGGGTCATGGACTCAACAAGTCCAGTTCCTCACCAGAGCTTCAAACCTTATCAGAAGCCTTCTCCAAAGTGAACCTGGAGTCCGAGACTGCTATTGGTGATGCTGCCCAGTCCAGAGTGCCTGCAGAAACCAAAGCCCAGCAGCTTACTGAGAGGGAGAGTGCAGGAGGAGACCTCGGAGGGATCATAACAACAAATCCGATAACCGATAGCGCTTCAACGGGGCCTCCACAAAGCGTAGGTGCGAGAATGAAGTTGGAGTTCCCACCGCCCGGACCCCAACCGGGACCCATCTCACCTGGTGGGGGTCACCGACCACGGGGTCATACCATCTCGGTATCGGCGCCCTCTTCCCGACGAGAAAGGAGGACTGAGAGAGATTCGTACCAGAGCAGATCCGGGCCTAGCAGCAACACTGAAAAGATGGCTGGGCTCAGTCCCAGGTATTATTACAAACATGGACGCCTAAGAATGTTTATCACAAAATGTACCTACTAATAATGAATGTGTTTGTCCAtaatgttgttttctttaaacttttttttgtcttgtgccTATTTTAGCTTTGTATTCCTTCAGCTGTACCATTCACCTTTCTTTGGGAATGAAGCTAACAAGCCACTGCTGCTGCCTAAAACCCAGGTCACTGTCTTACATCTTGGTTTCTTCTTTTGTAAGCTTTGGTGCAAAGTTAACttctgtgtgttttttgtcTGAAGGTCATTGATCGTGCTGTGAAGGTTCTGGATCAAATGCCTCCTTATGACACCCACAAGATTGGCGTGATCTTTGTCGGAGCGGGCCAGGTGAGCACTTTTAATCATTCTGGTGGGCTTTTCAATGGGACACAATAGTTATCatacattgatttttattgTATCTGTTGTAAGACATAGTGAATATTGCAAGAAGATGGAAAAAGGACACAAAAGgctttaaatgttaaattgtgGTAGAATTTCATGATGAAAAGTAGCATAAGTCGCACaagccaaagaatgcacaataaaagtaggaaaagaaaatataagttGAATTTTGATGGTACAGTTTTTCAATTTATCAGAAACCACCAACAAGGTACACTGGAAAAAAGTATGATTTGTAGTGCAGAAATTTTGCAAAATGTGTAACTTGACGTCTTCTTTTGAAGGTTAACAATGAGGTGGCCATCCTATCCAACGAATATGGATCAAATCGCTATGCAGCCTTCCTCACGGGACTGGGAAAATTAATCCACTTGAAGGACTGCGACCCCGACCAGATCTTCTTGGGGGGACTTGATCAGTACGGCGATGACGGCGAGTTTACTTACTGTTGGCATGATGACATCATGCAAGGTATGAAACTATTTATGGAACTCTCGTTTTTTTGCTTTCTATGGGCAGcccaaaaattatgatttttcttttccctaGCTATCTTCCATATCGCCACATTGATGCCAAACAGAGAAAGTGACAAGGGCTGCTGCAATAAGAAGCGACACATCGGCAATGATTTTGTCATGGTGGTTTACAATGATTCTGGCGAGGAGTATAAACTGGGCACCATCAAGGTAGTCGTTATGCTTTGATTTGCCTTTGCACGCAACATTCCAGATTAATTGCAGAAATATAGGCACTCAGGTGACTACTATTATAATATACTCAGGATTGTCACTTTGTAAATCCAAGCGTTTTTGGTACTTTTTTCTTTTCGGTATAGGTCTCTTTACTTTATTGTAGTTTTCTCTTTATTAAGCTCATTCACTACACCATTACACTGGGGGGAAAAACATCATTTGTTGAGTTATATTTTTAGGGTTAAAGCTAAACCTGGCTTGTTAAATGAACCGTAAACAACAGTAGTATAGCATTAagtgtatacacaaacacatgtatataaaatacatgcatccacttttttttggtaacagcagcattgctttatttttactgttttcCCTCTTTTAGGGTCAGTTTAACTTTGTGGAAGTGATCATAAAACCACTGGATTACGAATGTAACCTAGTGTCCCTGCAGTGTCGTAAAGGTGAGCCAAGCGTCGTTTCTCTCCTCCTTATTGTTGAAGTTGTCACCTCACTTTTGCTTGCCTTTCAGATCTGGAAGGCTTAGTTGATACAAGCGTCTCCAAAATAGTCTCCGACGGCAACCTCCCGCTATTAGTCAGACAGATGGCTCTACATGCCAATGTGAGTTAAAATTGCACTCGCCGTTTGCCATCGCTGTTTGAGATATTGAGAATATCCTTGTCTGTGTAGATGGCTTCCTTGGTGCATCAGTACAGAGCCAACCCTTCAGACGCGTACGCCTCAAAGTGGCTGGCGAGGTTGAGGCACATTAAGAGGATCAGGACAAGGGTAAGATGGAAGAGTCAAATGTGCTACTAGCAATGATTTTAAGCTGgaccttgtgtgtttttttttttcaggctcaGGAAGATATTCAGTCCCGCGCAACTCCCGGCATCTCTCTGACTCAGGGTCATGCGCAGCAAAACAAACCGTTCCAGCAGAGCAGCAGCGCCTCGTCCAACTCGGAAAGCACGGGCCAGCGTAAAAGGCTGGTTTCCACAGTTGATGACTTCACTGATTTTGTGTGATTCCGTGTAGGTGAGACAAACCGATCCGGGTAGATTTCAATATGTAGACTTTGACTGAAATTGATTACCAATGCACCAACTTCAtattaaatgttgttttgagtGTTCAAATGGTGAACAGAAAAATTCTGTGCATTTTAGCTTAAATATTGCCTCTTTGCATCCAAGATGAATTGAGGCTTCAAAAGAATCTCATTATGCACGATTTGATTACTGTAAactggaagaaaagaaaaatattaaatttttagagaaaaacaaactcacaaagcaaaaaatgtccttagtatacatcattttttaaacaaatacaatCCTTAAAACCCACACTGGTTTTCACAAAATCTCTTAAGACAACTAAATAATTTGTTACTGATTCATGAGAGCTCATTTACTGTTGCGCTGTTTATTCAACATTGTCAAGTGCAAAAGCATGAACATTTACCACAATTGCCAAATACAGATGGGATAAAAACAAGCCATTTGACACATCGCTAACAGTTTTACACAAGATGTTTTGTTGAAGACAGAttggggaaacaaaaaaaatatataagtgagTAGACATGAAGTATTTATTCAGCGTCGAACCACTTGATTCAAT
This region of Stigmatopora nigra isolate UIUO_SnigA chromosome 6, RoL_Snig_1.1, whole genome shotgun sequence genomic DNA includes:
- the tsc2 gene encoding tuberin isoform X5 is translated as MMNKQPSKESLKDKVKGIFGLGPQRPPSKQSDHKPSEFIITSDIIKELLPECGLSNRIRTMNHICDLAKTKKFEEHAVEAVWKSVDDMLTQEQPPEARHAALQLLRAIIQGQGERLGPLRAYFFKVIRDYQPCNEELSDRLEVFKALTENGKDITYLEEDIASFVLLWMNIGLTSDFLHVLVNLVKFNSCYLDQNVSTMVQKICLLCNRTTASTDIEVALQVLDAVVCYNCLPSDSLGVFIITLCRTVNVKEFCESCWKLMRKVLGTHLGHSAIYTMCRIMEEKVYTEDAPLLRGAVFFVGMALWGAHRLPALKNTPTLVLPSFYKAMACANEVVSYEIVLSITRLIRKYGKELQVVTWDILLGIIERLLQQIQAIGSAELKAIVYELLTTIEELYEQNGYHGSTEKFFSLVEKCADKRPDASVLTLISYRAQSIQPAKDGWIQSLHWLMEKFFRNESRSLIRIKVLHILSFVLSTNRQLYEDELIEMVVIPLLSGIADDRDPAVRKQATQLLVDLAEGCNTHHFTSLLDIIERVASRSLVCPGPMEISDREHTAESPLEDVRTAILGLLEILQSKLYSLPAGHATRVYELLISHLQLHYKNKYSSLIASSIRLQIFDFFLRMRADSLHRVGFPNKDGAMRFSPYCYCDIGEPEKRTNEKKSTGPTSPPASGPPPPTAAPSVTATIRSAYLPYSTAFSVILQCLKMETDWKVLKLVLEKLQWTLQYKVLLLTSPCNLDQLCSTLCCMVTDRLISERLKKIPDGFSRTDVQLAVVPALTAITSYHTYLEQSRQRELVQCLETGLIYRCAKQCVVALTLCTVEMPDIMIKLLPALIVKLTHISATVAMASPMLEFLSTLVRLPHLYANFVAEQYVSVFAISLPYTNPSKYNQYIVSLAHHVIAMWFIRCRLPFRKDFVQYITKGLRSNALLPFDDGHEQSSFRARSTSLNERPKRMQTSTTTCSLGSADENAVTQADETLKTVHLELTETCLDMMARYVFSNFSALPKRSPIAEFLLAGGRSMTWLVGNKLVTITTSGGVHTHALLGLDMADRLGGGEMTSRSDPSLHTRITKEAPAKLESQSSQQQSRATRIRVRSMSGGHALRAGPAQSLSPLVSPSEGELAAQLSPSSTTLDGLSPPSSTSANTPAPPPLKDNPGLAEFVPILTQGWAEIFIRRPSGNTSWLMCLENPPSPFSSEVRNMPLQELSTVLMAMEGVKEPASRTVSAPASTATPAPAESFSQTHSGAGGKPHLIQRSNTVSGSLWFLGQGSAPIGPPAHNRLYRSISWADSVVVMEESPGVTAVQSPSDWPECEEFEPVPADPIFISADKFPKAPPSGTLSRSSSSSSSQDEEKSTLEEVSEGAIPIDQAPLGLSTPGSQELLFQGTHQSQGHGLNKSSSSPELQTLSEAFSKVNLESETAIGDAAQSRVPAETKAQQLTERESAGGDLGGIITTNPITDSASTGPPQSVGARMKLEFPPPGPQPGPISPGGGHRPRGHTISVSAPSSRRERRTERDSYQSRSGPSSNTEKMAGLSPSFVFLQLYHSPFFGNEANKPLLLPKTQVIDRAVKVLDQMPPYDTHKIGVIFVGAGQVNNEVAILSNEYGSNRYAAFLTGLGKLIHLKDCDPDQIFLGGLDQYGDDGEFTYCWHDDIMQAIFHIATLMPNRESDKGCCNKKRHIGNDFVMVVYNDSGEEYKLGTIKGQFNFVEVIIKPLDYECNLVSLQCRKDLEGLVDTSVSKIVSDGNLPLLVRQMALHANMASLVHQYRANPSDAYASKWLARLRHIKRIRTRAQEDIQSRATPGISLTQGHAQQNKPFQQSSSASSNSESTGQRKRLVSTVDDFTDFV
- the tsc2 gene encoding tuberin isoform X4, yielding MMNKQPSKESLKDKVKGIFGLGPQRPPSKQSDHKPSEFIITSDIIKELLPECGLSNRIRTMNHICDLAKTKKFEEHAVEAVWKSVDDMLTQEQPPEARHAALQLLRAIIQGQGERLGPLRAYFFKVIRDYQPCNEELSDRLEVFKALTENGKDITYLEEDIASFVLLWMNIGLTSDFLHVLVNLVKFNSCYLDQNVSTMVQKICLLCNRTTASTDIEVALQVLDAVVCYNCLPSDSLGVFIITLCRTVNVKEFCESCWKLMRKVLGTHLGHSAIYTMCRIMEEKVYTEDAPLLRGAVFFVGMALWGAHRLPALKNTPTLVLPSFYKAMACANEVVSYEIVLSITRLIRKYGKELQVVTWDILLGIIERLLQQIQAIGSAELKAIVYELLTTIEELYEQNGYHGSTEKFFSLVEKCADKRPDASVLTLISYRAQSIQPAKDGWIQSLHWLMEKFFRNESRSLIRIKVLHILSFVLSTNRQLYEDELIEMVVIPLLSGIADDRDPAVRKQATQLLVDLAEGCNTHHFTSLLDIIERVASRSLVCPGPMEISDREHTAESPLEDVRTAILGLLEILQSKLYSLPAGHATRVYELLISHLQLHYKNKYSSLIASSIRLQIFDFFLRMRADSLHRVGFPNKDGAMRFSPYCYCDIGEPEKRTNEKKSTGPTSPPASGPPPPTAAPSVTATIRSAYLPYSTAFSVILQCLKMETDWKVLKLVLEKLQWTLQYKVLLLTSPCNLDQLCSTLCCMVTDRLISERLKKIPDGFSRTDVQLAVVPALTAITSYHTYLEQSRQRELVQCLETGLIYRCAKQCVVALTLCTVEMPDIMIKLLPALIVKLTHISATVAMASPMLEFLSTLVRLPHLYANFVAEQYVSVFAISLPYTNPSKYNQYIVSLAHHVIAMWFIRCRLPFRKDFVQYITKGLRSNALLPFDDGHEQSSFRARSTSLNERPKSLRAAKVAKAAAVVANNSSSPVKELRDLSAMDAFRSRSISVSDHAVRRMQTSTTTCSLGSADENAVTQADETLKTVHLELTETCLDMMARYVFSNFSALPKRSPIAEFLLAGGRSMTWLVGNKLVTITTSGGVHTHALLGLDMADRLGGGEMTRSDPSLHTRITKEAPAKLESQSSQQQSRATRIRVRSMSGGHALRAGPAQSLSPLVSPSEGELAAQLSPSSTTLDGLSPPSSTSANTPAPPPLKDNPGLAEFVPILTQGWAEIFIRRPSGNTSWLMCLENPPSPFSSEVRNMPLQELSTVLMAMEGVKEPASRTVSAPASTATPAPAESFSQTHSGAGGKPHLIQRSNTDSVVVMEESPGVTAVQSPSDWPECEEFEPVPADPIFISADKFPKAPPSGTLSRSSSSSSSQDEEKSTLEEVSEGAIPIDQAPLGLSTPGSQELLFQGTHQSQGHGLNKSSSSPELQTLSEAFSKVNLESETAIGDAAQSRVPAETKAQQLTERESAGGDLGGIITTNPITDSASTGPPQSVGARMKLEFPPPGPQPGPISPGGGHRPRGHTISVSAPSSRRERRTERDSYQSRSGPSSNTEKMAGLSPSFVFLQLYHSPFFGNEANKPLLLPKTQVIDRAVKVLDQMPPYDTHKIGVIFVGAGQVNNEVAILSNEYGSNRYAAFLTGLGKLIHLKDCDPDQIFLGGLDQYGDDGEFTYCWHDDIMQAIFHIATLMPNRESDKGCCNKKRHIGNDFVMVVYNDSGEEYKLGTIKGQFNFVEVIIKPLDYECNLVSLQCRKDLEGLVDTSVSKIVSDGNLPLLVRQMALHANMASLVHQYRANPSDAYASKWLARLRHIKRIRTRAQEDIQSRATPGISLTQGHAQQNKPFQQSSSASSNSESTGQRKRLVSTVDDFTDFV
- the tsc2 gene encoding tuberin isoform X2; protein product: MMNKQPSKESLKDKVKGIFGLGPQRPPSKQSDHKPSEFIITSDIIKELLPECGLSNRIRTMNHICDLAKTKKFEEHAVEAVWKSVDDMLTQEQPPEARHAALQLLRAIIQGQGERLGPLRAYFFKVIRDYQPCNEELSDRLEVFKALTENGKDITYLEEDIASFVLLWMNIGLTSDFLHVLVNLVKFNSCYLDQNVSTMVQKICLLCNRTTASTDIEVALQVLDAVVCYNCLPSDSLGVFIITLCRTVNVKEFCESCWKLMRKVLGTHLGHSAIYTMCRIMEEKVYTEDAPLLRGAVFFVGMALWGAHRLPALKNTPTLVLPSFYKAMACANEVVSYEIVLSITRLIRKYGKELQVVTWDILLGIIERLLQQIQAIGSAELKAIVYELLTTIEELYEQNGYHGSTEKFFSLVEKCADKRPDASVLTLISYRAQSIQPAKDGWIQSLHWLMEKFFRNESRSLIRIKVLHILSFVLSTNRQLYEDELIEMVVIPLLSGIADDRDPAVRKQATQLLVDLAEGCNTHHFTSLLDIIERVASRSLVCPGPMEISDREHTAESPLEDVRTAILGLLEILQSKLYSLPAGHATRVYELLISHLQLHYKNKYSSLIASSIRLQIFDFFLRMRADSLHRVGFPNKDGAMRFSPYCYCDIGEPEKRTNEKKSTGPTSPPASGPPPPTAAPSVTATIRSAYLPYSTAFSVILQCLKMETDWKVLKLVLEKLQWTLQYKVLLLTSPCNLDQLCSTLCCMVTDRLISERLKKIPDGFSRTDVQLAVVPALTAITSYHTYLEQSRQRELVQCLETGLIYRCAKQCVVALTLCTVEMPDIMIKLLPALIVKLTHISATVAMASPMLEFLSTLVRLPHLYANFVAEQYVSVFAISLPYTNPSKYNQYIVSLAHHVIAMWFIRCRLPFRKDFVQYITKGLRSNALLPFDDGHEQSSFRARSTSLNERPKSLRAAKVAKAAAVVANNSSSPVKELRDLSAMDAFRSRSISVSDHAVRRMQTSTTTCSLGSADENAVTQADETLKTVHLELTETCLDMMARYVFSNFSALPKRSPIAEFLLAGGRSMTWLVGNKLVTITTSGGVHTHALLGLDMADRLGGGEMTRSDPSLHTRITKEAPAKLESQSSQQQSRATRIRVRSMSGGHALRAGPAQSLSPLVSPSEGELAAQLSPSSTTLDGLSPPSSTSANTPAPPPLKDNPGLAEFVPILTQGWAEIFIRRPSGNTSWLMCLENPPSPFSSEVRNMPLQELSTVLMAMEGVKEPASRTVSAPASTATPAPAESFSQTHSGAGGKPHLIQRSNTVSGSLWFLGQGSAPIGPPAHNRLYRSISWADSVVVMEESPGVTAVQSPSDWPECEEFEPVPADPIFISADKFPKAPPSGTLSRSSSSSSSQDEEKSTLEEVSEGAIPIDQAPLGLSTPGSQELLFQGTHQSQGHGLNKSSSSPELQTLSEAFSKVNLESETAIGDAAQSRVPAETKAQQLTERESAGGDLGGIITTNPITDSASTGPPQSVGARMKLEFPPPGPQPGPISPGGGHRPRGHTISVSAPSSRRERRTERDSYQSRSGPSSNTEKMAGLSPSFVFLQLYHSPFFGNEANKPLLLPKTQVIDRAVKVLDQMPPYDTHKIGVIFVGAGQVNNEVAILSNEYGSNRYAAFLTGLGKLIHLKDCDPDQIFLGGLDQYGDDGEFTYCWHDDIMQAIFHIATLMPNRESDKGCCNKKRHIGNDFVMVVYNDSGEEYKLGTIKGQFNFVEVIIKPLDYECNLVSLQCRKDLEGLVDTSVSKIVSDGNLPLLVRQMALHANMASLVHQYRANPSDAYASKWLARLRHIKRIRTRAQEDIQSRATPGISLTQGHAQQNKPFQQSSSASSNSESTGQRKRLVSTVDDFTDFV